The Coffea arabica cultivar ET-39 chromosome 2c, Coffea Arabica ET-39 HiFi, whole genome shotgun sequence genome includes the window AATTTCTACAAAAGTTCATCAACTTAACAAAGTGAGGGGTTTCGAAGTTAAGGCAGCAATGCCACCAGAGGATCAGGTAAGAATTCCGCATGTTCTCACCGTTGCCGGTTCCGATTCCGGCGCCGGCGCTGGAATTCAAGCGGACCTCAAGGCATGTGCTGCTAGAGGAGTCTACTGTTCCACTGTTATCACGGCTGTCACTGCGCAGAATACCGTTGGAGTTCAGGTCAGTTCTTATAACCTGTATTATTGCTTTTATCTGAGCCGAGTTAGTATATTAATTGGTTTCTGCCACCGGCTTAATCGCTGTTTAGTTGTTGCATTTATGAGTAATAGTTAATTGTTGGCTTGTGTGATCTTAGGGTGTGAATGTTCTGCCGGAGGATTTTGTCCTGGAGCAGCTGCACTCCGTGCTATCGGACATGCGTCCTGATGTTGTAAGTGAATGCTTAATCATGTATACGCCAGTTTAATTGCCGTTAGTTTAgcctctttatttttttttccgtaAACATGTTTTTGAACAAGTTCTTGGCTTTTGTTTAAAACTTTGTATTATTTCTTCTATTTGAAGTGGAATGCATTTTGATTCATTTGAGTTGACATGTAAGAGTGCTGACCTAATTTTAGGTGAAAACAGGAATGCTTCCTTCAACTGGTATAGTCAAAGTCCTCTGTAGATATCTTCAGGAATTTCCAGTTCGAGGTAATGCAGAATTAGATGATTTAATTATTTCTATGAATTTCAATCCAATAAAAGGTACTGCTCAGATAACTATATGCTTATCTTctaatatacattcaagtacTATTAATTGGACTTTAATGGACTGTCATCATTATTCTGAAGGCAGCTTTAGTGGTTGATCCTGTTATGGTATCTACAAGTGGTGACACACTGGCTGGTCCCTCTATTCTTTCTAGCTTTAGGTATGTTAAGCATTAAATCTCCATCGATACAGAAGTTAGTTTATTTTCTTCTCCCCTTCTTCCTTTTGTATGCCCCAAATAAGTGGTGCCTGGTTGTGCTCAGTGGCCTCATTTCTAAAAAGGTACCTAGGCTCTTCATGCTTTTTAACTTTCTCTGTCTGAGTAGCTATGCCGGGCTCTATAACCAGTAGAGATACTTCTATTTACCTCTCTACCATGGGTTACCTCTGAACCCCCTTTATGACTTTTTGGTTAAGAAAACATCTGCCAACCTGTTCGAGATCATATGTTTAATAAGTAGAAGTTAGCTGGAATTGGTTGGTCATCGTATAGAGTGGTCATTTCATGCTTGGACTCCCCCAAGTTATTCCCTCTCAGTTGTTGTAGTGTCATTATACAGCCTGTGCTTATTACAGTGACCTGGAATGATGCCTTACCTTCATTCGGTATGAACTTGCCGAAGATATGTGTCATTGCATCCCCGCATGCATCCTATCTACAGATGTTATCTGGTAAACATTGTCGAGTTTGCTTGTTGTATCTTACCTATTAATTAGTGCAATACTAATTCAGGAACGttctgcaattttctgttttaccTCATTCAAATGTATGGCCATTGAGAATGCAGTATTACCTCTCATATCTCATTCCATTTGGACTTCCaacatttcctttttttccttactACTTCAATACTGAAGCAGCAATTATATGAAAATGCAAAGCAAGGAATGTCCTCTAGTTTGGCTTAGATAGTGTAGGCATTTGCTTTAGAGGACAGAAGACTTCATTGAAGATCTTATGAGAACACACATCCActgttttcatttctttctctgAGGTTGGTTGTGGGTCTTGGCTTACTTGCCAATTGCTATGATTTATCTCAAAATCTTCTAGAGTAATAGTCCTTTTTCGTGCTTCTGTAGGTAATCCTGTCTAACTGATTGTTTCTTGTTTCCCAATAATAGGGAGGAACTGCTTCCCATGGCTGAGATAGTTACCCCAAATCTAAAAGAGGCGTCTGCTTTGTTGGGTGGTATGCCGTTGGAATCACTTGCAGACATGCATTCTGCTGCAAAATATATACATCATTTTGGCCCAAAGTGAGTTGCTTCAAATGCATCAAACCATAACTTTTGCTGCATGGCTaattaatttgaaatttgaagtctTCATATACCTTATTATGGGACTTGATAGGTTGGGCAAAAGAGCAAATCTCTGATTATCTTCAATTATTTTAAAGATGTAGAAAAGTTGAGGGTACTTGTTAGCTGGAAAAGCTTTTTGGAGCATTAAATAATGTTAGTTGAGGTTTCATGTCGACTCATAGCTAATTGAACTTAGCATTGCCTACATCAAGGCGCTCCATAACATGGTCAATGCATTAAATTTGTCGGGTCCAAATCCAATTTGGTAGTTTGTGACCACATTTGACTCGGCTTTGTGCATCATCTGCTTTTGTTTAGGGGCAGGCAGTTCTGAAACTATTATTTGCTGAGAAGTAGGGAAGCAACTGGAAGTCAAAATAGCTTGCTCGCATATTTGATCGGGCTGTAGAATTCACAGCTTTTGCATTAGAAAAGGCAATAtcgtggttttttttttttggcttagcTTTACCGTGTTAAATGGGAATTTACTTCTCACTGAAACTTGCAGGATTAAGTTCAGTGAACACTTAAGCATTAGGTCAAACCTCCATTCCCCCGTTCCTTGTGGAGTTTTTCATACTTTCTTGGTATATTCTTCTAATTATTGATGAACACATGCTGACTGAAGTTATTTATTTCAGAAATGTACTAGTAAAAGGAGGTGACCTCCCTGCTTCATTAGATGCTGTTGATGTTTTATATGATGGTAATGTTTCACAGCCTTCTTGTAGTGAATTTCATGAGTTTGCTCAGACATGAACTTGTATTAATATTTGTTCAGTTTGACCTTGTAGGCGAGAATTATTTTGAGTTCCGCACTTCACGCATAAAAACTCCAAATACTCATGGAACTGGTTGTAGTTTGGCTTCATCTATTGCAGCTGAGCTAGCAAAAGGCTCTTCAGTGATTTCTGCTGTAAAGGTAGTTGACTCAATATCTGCTTTTTTCTATGATAGTGCACCTCTGGTAACATAGTGATATAAGCaattttaagtcccattttggttttttatatgaaaattcAAGAAGCTGACTAAGCATTAGTGCATATGCATAAATCAAAAGGAGGAAGAAGATATTTTAAAGGAAAGTTTTCTCATTCTTAATGCATCTTGCTACTCTCAATGTCTAACTGGGCATGAGCTGTTTTTTAAGTTGCTGATCCATAATATGGTTGTTTGACCTGTGCAAAAATAGACGCTACACTTTTTAAGCCCTACTATAGCATGCTTTTTCAGAAATCTATGTAGATAAATCATCAGTCGGTGCACTTTGGCATTGATATTCACTGAATCCTTAATGATTGGTAGTGTACTTAAGAGAGGGTATGATAAGAACACTGGTATTCACTTAAAAAGTAGCGGTGAAGGTTGACAGCCTATGACGACAGGGAATTAGAAAGATGATAAGCAATTTCAACTTAATTTGGGTAGTTTATGATCTGTAGGACATTGCAATATCTAAGAGGTGAATGCGAGCAGTAATGACACAATGCAATGAGGGCAAAATTTTTTTAGGGGTTTGAAGATTCACCATGTACCTTAGTACTGTAATGCTGACTATTAAGCTTCTCCATGTTCTCTCTTCTCAAAGTATAATTCAGCAACTTACACAAAGGGAGTGTTCCGAGCTGCGTGTCTGGAGAGAGGTGAATGCATGTGTGGTTAATTTGGTTAGCGGAGTCCTCTTTGATCTCCTTGGGATCCTTTTCTTCATACACACCCTGGAGTTCTTGTCCTCTGATGTTGCATGGTAGTATGTGCATTTTTACTCGACAAATTAATTATGACTAGTCTATGCTGTTCCCCCCGTTTCAGCCCAAAAGGAAAGAACAATTCATTACAGAGTTGTTTATGGGGTTTCTTTTGGCTTCATTACTTGTTTTATATTGTTTATTTGATCCTAAGTTTTTCTCTATCTGGTTCTTTCAGGTAGCAAAACGCTTCATTGAATCTGCTTTGGGTTATAGTAAGAATATTCTCATTGGAAATGGACCTCATGGTCCTTTTGACCCTTTCTTGAAGCTGAAAAAGTATGCCCATGGGTCATCTAGGCAGTCCCTGTTTGATCCCAGCAATCTCTTCCTATATGCTGTTACAGACTCAAGGATGAACCAGAAATGGGATCGTTCAATCACTGATGCTGTGAAAGCTGCCATTCAAGGTGGTGCCACCATTGTTCAGCTGAGGTTTGTGCTAatttgatttattatttttgttcccCCACCCCCCTCTTTGGGTTTTTTAAGTATGGTATGGTTACTACTTTAGTTGGGTTTTTGTTGTGCATGGCTATCCATATcaaattttaaagttttataTTAGCCACGTAAACATCTACTTGATTGTTCCTTTGTGTTTTTTGCCCTTTTACTTTTAACGGTTGTGTGGTTTTTTCCATTTGCTTAAGTGGGAGCAAGGGTATAAATAAGGATACAGCATGAATGAGGCAGATCACCATGATTTTGCCTTTCAGACAGCCTTTGAATAAAAATTCATGCCATTAGCAAATGTTTA containing:
- the LOC113731883 gene encoding thiamine biosynthetic bifunctional enzyme TH1, chloroplastic, with the translated sequence MGFHCTRVVSTPKAPSLSLLKPDLISTKVHQLNKVRGFEVKAAMPPEDQVRIPHVLTVAGSDSGAGAGIQADLKACAARGVYCSTVITAVTAQNTVGVQGVNVLPEDFVLEQLHSVLSDMRPDVVKTGMLPSTGIVKVLCRYLQEFPVRALVVDPVMVSTSGDTLAGPSILSSFREELLPMAEIVTPNLKEASALLGGMPLESLADMHSAAKYIHHFGPKNVLVKGGDLPASLDAVDVLYDGENYFEFRTSRIKTPNTHGTGCSLASSIAAELAKGSSVISAVKVAKRFIESALGYSKNILIGNGPHGPFDPFLKLKKYAHGSSRQSLFDPSNLFLYAVTDSRMNQKWDRSITDAVKAAIQGGATIVQLREKEADTRDFLESAKACLEICRQHGVPLLINDRVDIALACDADGVHVGQSDMPAHVARVLLGPDKIIGVSCKTPEQAQEAWVDGADYIGCGGVYPTNTKENNPTLGLDGLKTVCLASKLPVVAIGGIGISNAHSVMKLQAPNLKGVAVVSALFDRESVLIETQKLHKVLVESNTEIR